Genomic segment of Cytobacillus suaedae:
TCGCTGATAGATAGTCCAAGCGGTCAGTGTATGGAATGATTTGAGTGTATTGTAGATTTTCTGCTAGTTTCTCAGTTCCGCGGTGAAGATACCCGATCACTGGTGTAGCTTCTGTAATTGTTTCGCCATCAATTTTGACGACTAATCGGAACACTCCATGTGTACTAGGATGTTGCGGTCCGACGTTTAGGAGCATTTCTTCTGTACGAATCATATGCTACACCTCCACATCGTAAGGTTCATAGTCTTTTCTAAGTGGGTGACCCACCCAATCTTCCGGTAACATGATTCGAGTTAGGTTCGGGTGATTTTTAAACGTGATTCCTAGTAAGTCATATGCTTCACGCTCTGGCCAGTTTGCACCTTCCCATAGCGGTTGCAATGAATCAATCACAGGCTGATCACGGTCGATTTTCACCTTTAACGCAACTGATTGTCTATTTTTGAATGAGAAAAGATGAACATAGATTTCCATATGAGTCTCAAAATCTGAACCATGTAACTCTGAAACATAATCAAAGCTTAATTGTTCATTAAACTTCAAGAATTGTGCAACCTTAAAGTATGTCTCAGCCTTTGCTACAAGTGTTGGAACGTCCTTTGATAACAAATTAATATATGAATCTTCTAAAACATCTGCCCCAATGTGTTCAGTAATGACTTTTACATATTTATCGAGGTATGGCTGATTCGGAGATGGCTTTTGCTCTTCAGCTTCCTCAGTAGCATCTGCTCCAGCACCTGCTGCCTTGGCTTTGGCGGCCGCCGCTGCTTTCGCCTTTGCTACTGCAATGGCTTTCGCCTTCTCTTTCGCTACATCATCTTCTGAAGTCTCCCCGCCACCTGCTTTAGCTGCTGCTGCCGCCTTAGCTTTTGCCGCTGCTGCAGCTTTCGCTTTGGCTGCTGCAATTGCTTTTGCTTTCTCATCGTCAGCTGAGCCTTCGCCTGTTTCGGCTCCTTGTTGCTTCGCTAGTGCCGCTGCTTTGGCTTTTGCCGCCGCTGCGGCTTTGGCTTTTGCAGCTGCTGCTGCTTTCGCTTTTGCCTTCGCAACTTCGTCATCTCCACCTTCGTCAGGTTCCCCGGCACTCTCTGCTGCCTTTTGTTTAGCTAGAGCTGCAGCTTTCGCCTTTGCTACTGCTGCGGCTTTTTGCTTCGCTAGTTCTTTAGCATCACCCTCTGATGCCTCACTAGACTCAGGAGCTTGTGCTTCTGATGCCTTTTGTTTTGCAAGTGCCGCAGCCTTTGCCTTCGCAGCTGCTGCAGCTTTCTTTTTCGCTAAATCTTGATCATCTTCAGCTTCTTCAGTAGCTTGTACTTCCCCTTGCTCTGATTCAGCTTGTGACTCTGCTGCTGCAACCTTTTCAGCCGCTTTCTGCTTTGCCAATGCCGCTGCTTTTGCTTTCGCAGCAGCTGCCGCTTTTTTCTTCGCAAGATCTTGATCATCATCTTGGGTCGTTTCAGTGCTAGCGTCAGCTTCATTTGTTGCTTCTGAACTCTTAGCAGCCTCTGCCGCCTTGCGTTCCTCTAGCTTTTTACGAGCAAGCTCTTTCGCACGCTCTGCAGCTTCTCGCTTTTGTTGTTCTAAGTTATCGCTCACGACTAATTCACCTTCTTCCCAGTCTTAGCTTCGTAGCGAATCTTCTCTTTTAATTTATTTATTCCATAAATAAGCGCAGCTGGATTTGGAGGACATCCTGGAATGTAGACATCAACTGGTACGATCTGATCTACACCTTTAACAACTGCATATGACTTAACATACGGCCCACCCGCAGTCGCACAAGATCCCATGGCAATAACCCACTTCGGCTCTGGCATTTGATCATAAAGACGCTTCAAAACAGGAGCCATCTTCTTCGTAACCGTTCCAGAAACAATCATACAGTCAGACTGACGAGGAGATGTACGGAAAAACGACCCAAAACGCTCTAAATCGTAATGAGAAGAACCTACACCCATCATCTCAATCGCACAGCAAGCAAGACCAAACGTTAATGGCCAAATCGAATTACTTCGTGCCCAACCCTTCACCTGCTCAAGCGTTGTCAAAAACACACTACGCTGTAACTCTTCCATTTCTTCTGGTGTGATATTATCTAATTTTAAATCCATTTTAACACCTTCTTCTTCCATGCGTAGACTAGTCCAAGTAGTAACATTAATACGAAAATCAACATCTCAATTAAAGCTACAATACCCAACTTTTCATAAGCAACAGCCCATGGATACAAAAAGACTGTCTCTACATCAAAAATAACAAACATAAGTGCAAAAATATAATAACGTACATTAAACTGAACTCGCGAATCATGGAATGGCTCAATCCCACTCTCATAGGTCGTATACTTCGCCTCACTCGGAGCATGTGGCCTCAAAAAACGCCCTGCAGTCAATGCAACAACCGGTAAAAGGATACCTAAGCACAAAAAGACAATTACAATCAAGTAATTGTTCAAATACTGATTAAGTAAATCCATGCCGCCCCCTCCATAACCTTAAAAAAATAATTAGTAAAAAATTTGAAACTTGTAACCGTAAACATTATAGCACTTACAACAACCAGTGTCGACACATCCCCCATTTCTAAATCTAGGAATTTGCCTCCCCAAGCAAAGGGATAAATACGACTGGAAAAAACTCGTTTTTTCAAAAGGAGTATTTATTCCTTTGCTTGTTTTCAGCGCAAGCTGAAAATGAGAAAACGTAAGTTTTCTCAAGGGAGGCAAATTCCGTCCAGTACAGAACTGCACACCCATCTGTCGACACATGGCCCCACCCCACTAGCTAGATTTCGCCAGCAATCTAGCGTACCTCCACCAAGGAGTAGTATAAAAAGTTCTCCTCCATTGAGGAAACGAAGTTTCCAAACCTATCCCCCATCGCTGTCAACACTATTCCAACTACCCACAATAACAAACCGGACTCAAAGGCCCTTATTCCAATAAAATACACCTATTCCAACACTATACCGGACCCACAGGCCGTTATGTTTCCAAAAACTCACCAATTCAAGCACCAATTTCCCCAAATAACGACCTCTCAGTCCACTAACATCCAGAAATAGCCCCATTTTCCACAAATAACGGAATCTGAGTCCAGTTCGATCACACCAGACCAGACCAAACCCCACCACCACCTACAATAGTAAAATATCAATATATATTCAATGACAATTATCACACCCAATTAAACCTCATAATGAATTAATGATTATATGAAGAAATTGATCAATCTTTTTCCAGGTATGCAGTTCACGAAACATCAAATGATCCTTAAGAGATTCTTAAGGGAGACCTTATAGAGTTATAAATGAAGAGAATTTGAGGACAAATCGGCCTAACATTTAACAAAAAAGTGCTCAGAAAAAGTCTTCTGAGCACTTCTACTTATACAGTTTTTCTCGTAAACATAAACACAATAACTAACAACCCTAAAATAATAATCGCTATATGTGGTACTGCATAAATCCAGTGTGCTACAAAATCACTTGCTGGACTTCCATCAGATATACTGCTCCCACTAAACATAAACCATAGAATTACAGCCGGTATTTGAACGAGCATTAATAGGAATGTAAAAACCGTTTTAATCAAATTAGAAGTCTTCGTTGTGGGTTTATTCATCCCAAAGTAGATCATGATTCCGCCTAATACAGCAGCAAAGAATCCCCAATCAGAAACTTCAGCTTCTGTTGGTCCAAAAACACCTAGTACATATGTAAAACCCGTAATAATTGCTAGTGCACCTACTATTATTTCTAGCTTAGTAGTAGTTATTGCCATTATAACCCCTCCTTTACATCTACTTTAACATAGGCGATACAATATCTTCCAAATGATTTTCACCTACTAAAAGAAACCCTATGTAACTTAGCAATTTCTTTAAAGATGTCCTCTCCCTTAATTTGCAAATCGTCTCCTTTTACTAAAAGATACATCCCTTTATATGGTTCAGGAACCCACTTATATTGATGTATATAGTTTGTAAGCACAAAACCACTTTTCTCCCAAAATAGAATCCGGTTTAAATTTTCACTAGTTTCCTCACACTCTACCTCGATAAAAATTCTATCTATTTCCTTTTCAGTTTCTACCCACTTCTCAATATACTTTACAATCTCTCTTCCATACCCTTGTTGTTTATAACTACCACTAACCGCCAAGTAATCAATAATTAATGTGCTTTCACCTTTCAAATGCCCAGTAATCGCCATGGCTACCACTGCGGACTCCTCAAATAAAACATGTAGCTGGGCAATATTCTTATCAAACATATTATGAATAATCTTTTCAGATTTTGCACCTTTATCCCCAAATGCTTCATTATATACACTCTTCGCTTGCTGCCATAGAACGGCATCCCATGTTTCCACTGTTATTATGTTCAACGTATTCACCTACATAGATTTTTTAAAAAAAGGAATTAACCAACTGCTGTTGAATACCTTACAGATAACTATTATTTCCATAATAGGAGGCATACACTATGGGATTGCTATTTTATTAATCATAACCTACTGATAAAAACTAGTTACTATCAGAAAGGGAGATAGATATGATATACACAACTTCACTAGAAGATATTTCTCCGGAAATGCTCTCAGGCTTTTTTGACGGGTGGCCGAACCCACCTTCAACAGATAAACATTTACTACTTCTTCAAAATAGCTATAAAGTGGTTTTGGCTCTTGATTATGACCGTGTCGTAGGATTTATTACGGCAATAAGTGATGGAGTGCTGTCTGCTTACATACCATTACTAGAGGTATTGCCGGACTATAAAAACAAAGGCATTGGTAAGGATTTAGTTAAGCATATGCTCGAGGAGTTAAAAGATCATTATATGATTGACCTAATGTGCGATGAAAACCTGCAACCTTATTATGAGCGTTTCGGTATGCGAAAGGCTAAAGGTATGGTTGTTCGTAATTATGAATTTCAATCAGGACGCTAATATAAAGAAAAAGAACTCTAATGTGAGTTCTTTTTTTCATTATTTATTAAAGTAGATCTTACGTACCTTTTCTGCAACTTCATCAATGTTTCGCGCAACCTGAGGAATTGAATATCCTACAAATAAAGGTGAAGTTGCAAAACGGGGAATCACCTTAACATAGATTTTTTCTTCTATATTATAAAAGAAAATATTATAACTATTACAGTTCGCACTGAAGTGATGTAAAACAAAATGGGTCGCATTCTGTAAATAGTGCGTCATTATATTTATATCTTCAAGATTCTCCATACAAATATTAAATTCAAAGAACCCCATTCTTGGTTTTGTTGAAATCGTGAATTCAACCGAATTTGTCTTGTGAATCTCAATACCCTCAAATTGATCTAAGGATACATGTTTTGTGTAATCATGGTCTTCTAGCCCAACGATTTGCATATGGGCGTGGTGAATTGAACCCCCAGAGAAAGGGCCATAGTTTTTGAAAAGCAAAACAGATTCAAACTTACCACTATCAATCATCTCGTACCAATGCTTGATTGCAAATCGTATCAAATTTTCTATATGTTCCTTTGGATAAGTAGAGAATTCATCATCACAGTTATCGGTTTCAATTAATACAGTCTGAAACGTATTTTCTAGCGTAGGGTATTTGTTCATCAAAAGCATGATGGAGCCTTCTTCGGCTAAGATATTTTCTAGATTATCTCTATCACAAAAGGGACAAGCAGCAGATCTATTTCGAATACTCTCTGGCTTTTGTCTGCCGATGGAAAGGTCAAAAACTAATGGTGAAATTGGGTTCATGATATCACTCCGTACACAAGAAAGAATTGGTACTATCTATTATATATAGTTTTGGCAGTAAAAACCTAATTAAATGTACCGGGGTTGAGGAAAAAAATGCGAGGAATGTTTTCATCTTACTCTTCCAATATGAATTAGAATGGGGTAGCATGCCCTTATTCGTTCAAAACTTATGTATTCTCGTCTTTGTTT
This window contains:
- a CDS encoding NADH-quinone oxidoreductase subunit B → MDLKLDNITPEEMEELQRSVFLTTLEQVKGWARSNSIWPLTFGLACCAIEMMGVGSSHYDLERFGSFFRTSPRQSDCMIVSGTVTKKMAPVLKRLYDQMPEPKWVIAMGSCATAGGPYVKSYAVVKGVDQIVPVDVYIPGCPPNPAALIYGINKLKEKIRYEAKTGKKVN
- a CDS encoding GNAT family N-acetyltransferase; the encoded protein is MIYTTSLEDISPEMLSGFFDGWPNPPSTDKHLLLLQNSYKVVLALDYDRVVGFITAISDGVLSAYIPLLEVLPDYKNKGIGKDLVKHMLEELKDHYMIDLMCDENLQPYYERFGMRKAKGMVVRNYEFQSGR
- a CDS encoding NADH-quinone oxidoreductase subunit C → MSDNLEQQKREAAERAKELARKKLEERKAAEAAKSSEATNEADASTETTQDDDQDLAKKKAAAAAKAKAAALAKQKAAEKVAAAESQAESEQGEVQATEEAEDDQDLAKKKAAAAAKAKAAALAKQKASEAQAPESSEASEGDAKELAKQKAAAVAKAKAAALAKQKAAESAGEPDEGGDDEVAKAKAKAAAAAKAKAAAAAKAKAAALAKQQGAETGEGSADDEKAKAIAAAKAKAAAAAKAKAAAAAKAGGGETSEDDVAKEKAKAIAVAKAKAAAAAKAKAAGAGADATEEAEEQKPSPNQPYLDKYVKVITEHIGADVLEDSYINLLSKDVPTLVAKAETYFKVAQFLKFNEQLSFDYVSELHGSDFETHMEIYVHLFSFKNRQSVALKVKIDRDQPVIDSLQPLWEGANWPEREAYDLLGITFKNHPNLTRIMLPEDWVGHPLRKDYEPYDVEV
- a CDS encoding NADH-quinone oxidoreductase subunit A encodes the protein MDLLNQYLNNYLIVIVFLCLGILLPVVALTAGRFLRPHAPSEAKYTTYESGIEPFHDSRVQFNVRYYIFALMFVIFDVETVFLYPWAVAYEKLGIVALIEMLIFVLMLLLGLVYAWKKKVLKWI
- a CDS encoding GNAT family N-acetyltransferase, with the protein product MNIITVETWDAVLWQQAKSVYNEAFGDKGAKSEKIIHNMFDKNIAQLHVLFEESAVVAMAITGHLKGESTLIIDYLAVSGSYKQQGYGREIVKYIEKWVETEKEIDRIFIEVECEETSENLNRILFWEKSGFVLTNYIHQYKWVPEPYKGMYLLVKGDDLQIKGEDIFKEIAKLHRVSFSR
- a CDS encoding DUF4931 domain-containing protein, encoding MNPISPLVFDLSIGRQKPESIRNRSAACPFCDRDNLENILAEEGSIMLLMNKYPTLENTFQTVLIETDNCDDEFSTYPKEHIENLIRFAIKHWYEMIDSGKFESVLLFKNYGPFSGGSIHHAHMQIVGLEDHDYTKHVSLDQFEGIEIHKTNSVEFTISTKPRMGFFEFNICMENLEDINIMTHYLQNATHFVLHHFSANCNSYNIFFYNIEEKIYVKVIPRFATSPLFVGYSIPQVARNIDEVAEKVRKIYFNK